In the genome of Rhodoferax sp. BAB1, one region contains:
- a CDS encoding YncE family protein, producing MTTQRRDILKYTLAAAAASALPAAHAQAPSGASAGAAATGIDPRDRVFITNEDSNTLVVIDPKTNTVESTINLTSFDEDPRPPFRFVTAGVAPTHAAMVHKPLYHGCIDAHGAVPSPDGRLLATSGRGSSNIYLIDAEQRRVIGNTPNPASGPTTNPERLSSGLLLGREPHEPTFTRNGRELWVTLRGEDRIAIVGVDRAVRQLKGADSPGSSAVRQYLPTLSGPAQVWFNREGTLAFVASQKVSKIDVFRVNPGADGHSQPQRLTTLDISAQDKPGFTPFMKTTPDGAEVWFSHKLADAVSCRSTQGGFDLIDTVPLGMGARPNHVEFVRNARGSVVYASLARIDDGGPGGVASSPIAIIDRSAPGGQRKVVGTFSSRGRESHGLWTNPENTLLYVAHEQDELPGTPNAGQTVCSAFDVSDPLRPTFIAQIPLGNLTLPSGALRNKKSINLVYVRVGEKGQTA from the coding sequence ATGACCACCCAACGCCGCGACATTCTCAAGTACACCCTGGCCGCCGCGGCAGCCAGCGCGCTGCCCGCAGCACATGCCCAGGCCCCGTCCGGCGCTTCAGCGGGAGCCGCAGCGACCGGCATCGACCCGCGCGATCGCGTCTTCATCACCAATGAAGACTCCAACACGCTGGTGGTCATCGACCCGAAGACCAACACCGTCGAGTCGACGATCAACCTGACCAGCTTTGACGAAGACCCTCGTCCCCCGTTTCGCTTTGTGACGGCCGGCGTGGCGCCAACGCACGCGGCGATGGTCCACAAGCCGCTGTACCACGGCTGTATCGATGCGCACGGCGCGGTGCCGTCGCCCGATGGCCGGTTGCTGGCCACCAGCGGGCGCGGCTCCAGCAACATTTATCTGATCGACGCCGAGCAGCGCCGCGTCATCGGCAACACACCCAACCCTGCGTCTGGGCCCACCACCAACCCCGAGCGCCTGAGTAGTGGCCTGCTGCTGGGCCGCGAACCGCACGAGCCCACTTTCACGCGCAACGGCCGCGAGCTGTGGGTCACGCTGCGCGGTGAAGACCGCATTGCCATCGTCGGCGTCGATCGTGCCGTTCGCCAGCTCAAGGGGGCCGACAGCCCGGGCTCCAGCGCGGTTCGCCAATACCTGCCCACGCTGAGCGGCCCGGCGCAGGTGTGGTTCAACCGTGAGGGTACGTTGGCCTTTGTGGCCAGCCAGAAGGTGTCGAAGATCGACGTGTTCCGCGTCAACCCCGGCGCGGATGGCCACAGCCAACCGCAGCGGCTGACCACGCTGGACATCAGCGCACAGGACAAACCCGGCTTCACGCCCTTCATGAAGACCACACCCGACGGTGCCGAGGTGTGGTTCTCGCACAAGCTGGCTGATGCGGTGTCTTGCCGCTCGACGCAGGGTGGCTTCGACCTGATCGACACCGTGCCGCTGGGCATGGGCGCGCGGCCCAACCACGTTGAGTTCGTGCGCAATGCGCGCGGCAGCGTGGTCTATGCCAGCCTGGCGCGCATCGACGATGGTGGCCCCGGCGGCGTGGCGTCGAGCCCGATCGCCATCATCGACCGCAGCGCTCCGGGCGGACAGCGCAAGGTGGTGGGCACCTTCTCCAGCCGTGGCCGCGAGTCGCACGGGTTGTGGACCAACCCCGAGAACACGCTGCTGTATGTGGCCCACGAACAGGACGAGCTGCCCGGCACGCCCAACGCGGGCCAGACCGTGTGCAGTGCATTTGATGTGAGCGACCCGCTGCGCCCGACCTTCATTGCGCAGATCCCCCTGGGCAATCTGACGCTGCCCTCTGGCGCGCTGCGCAACAAAAAGAGCATCAACCTCGTCTACGTGCGTGTGGGCGAGAAGGGCCAGACGGCATGA
- a CDS encoding DUF305 domain-containing protein, with the protein MSGAHTSHGASAAHTSAFQRDMDESMARMMQAMHSPGYAGQADQDFLAMMIPHHAGAVDMARLVLQHGRDPVTRQLAEEIIAGQTVEIQSMQRRLHTLQQRTAKGAEAEFPSLGGTRGP; encoded by the coding sequence ATGAGCGGCGCGCACACCAGCCACGGCGCCAGCGCCGCGCACACCAGCGCATTCCAGCGGGATATGGACGAATCGATGGCCCGCATGATGCAGGCCATGCACAGCCCGGGCTACGCAGGCCAGGCCGACCAGGACTTTCTGGCGATGATGATTCCGCACCACGCCGGCGCTGTGGACATGGCGCGGCTGGTGTTGCAGCATGGGCGCGATCCTGTCACCCGGCAGTTGGCCGAGGAAATCATTGCCGGGCAGACGGTGGAGATCCAGAGCATGCAACGCCGACTGCACACCCTGCAGCAGCGCACAGCCAAAGGTGCGGAAGCGGAATTTCCGTCGCTGGGTGGGACGCGGGGGCCTTGA
- a CDS encoding RNA polymerase sigma factor — MQDDASLLSWVPRLRRYSRALVNNRDDADDLVQDTLERAWAKSNLWGGVADMRAWLFSIMHNLHVDGVRRPRLHTVTMDDDTPEVPVAPTQTDRLAVLDLQAALDLLPVEQKEVLLLVTLEDMAYADVAQALGIPIGTVMSRLSRGRERLRGLMEGRAEPVRLKVVK; from the coding sequence ATGCAAGACGACGCAAGCCTGCTGAGCTGGGTGCCGCGCCTGCGCCGCTATTCGCGCGCGCTGGTGAACAACCGTGACGACGCCGACGATCTGGTGCAGGACACGCTGGAGCGGGCCTGGGCCAAGTCGAACCTGTGGGGCGGCGTGGCCGACATGCGCGCCTGGCTCTTCAGCATCATGCACAACCTGCACGTCGATGGCGTGCGCCGTCCCAGGCTGCACACCGTGACCATGGACGACGACACGCCCGAAGTGCCGGTGGCGCCGACACAAACCGACAGGCTGGCTGTACTGGATCTGCAGGCTGCACTGGACTTGCTGCCCGTCGAGCAGAAGGAAGTGCTTCTTCTGGTGACGCTGGAAGACATGGCCTATGCCGATGTGGCGCAGGCCCTGGGTATCCCCATCGGCACCGTGATGTCGCGCCTGTCGCGAGGCCGTGAGCGCCTGCGCGGCCTGATGGAAGGCCGCGCAGAACCGGTGCGGCTGAAAGTCGTCAAATGA
- a CDS encoding RNA polymerase sigma factor, whose translation MLFQSAESRYNQWVREHYRFLLRSAWALTGSRAIAEDVVQDCFANAWKHREQLRDAALARAWLFQIMRRAAFRQAAPSMQSLDDEEQPEQAAPDAGLDDKLDVVKALARLAPIHREVLVMFYFDDMPTAQMAEALEIAPGTVLSRLARARDALKLAMGVPATPKADVNVTPFRRTKT comes from the coding sequence ATGCTGTTCCAGTCTGCCGAGTCCCGCTATAACCAATGGGTGCGTGAGCACTACCGTTTTTTGCTGCGCAGTGCGTGGGCGCTCACTGGTTCGCGCGCCATTGCCGAAGACGTGGTGCAAGACTGTTTTGCCAACGCCTGGAAGCACCGGGAGCAACTGCGCGACGCTGCGCTGGCACGGGCTTGGCTCTTTCAGATCATGCGCCGCGCCGCCTTTCGCCAGGCCGCACCCAGCATGCAGTCGCTGGACGATGAAGAGCAGCCCGAGCAAGCGGCGCCCGACGCGGGGCTGGACGACAAACTCGATGTCGTCAAGGCGCTCGCGCGCCTGGCGCCCATCCACCGCGAGGTGCTGGTGATGTTTTATTTCGACGACATGCCCACCGCCCAGATGGCCGAGGCGCTGGAGATCGCGCCCGGCACGGTGTTGTCGCGCCTAGCCCGTGCGCGCGACGCTTTGAAGCTGGCCATGGGGGTACCTGCGACACCCAAGGCCGATGTCAACGTTACCCCGTTTCGCAGGACCAAGACATGA
- a CDS encoding anti-sigma factor, protein MNTDRPPPSIPPVTEADLHAFVDGRLPAERQVEIAAYLAARPEDAQRLEAYRAQKRELHALFDPVLDEQPPQRLLKSARPRAVPQTPWYLQRLAAGIAIAVISGATGWGLRGGLPAGGDDAGRMAAAAPAERGLTLASAGGFAQRAAVAHAVYSPDARRPVEVDAAHEDQLVAWLSKRMGAPMKPPHLQAQGYTLEGGRLLPGGQGPVAQFMYRNELGSKLTLYVSNDVADVGSAARPDKALQAGVKNTDTAFRFAREGAVNVFYWVDGPFGYALSSDADRSVLAQVSAEVYRQLGTPR, encoded by the coding sequence ATGAATACCGACCGTCCGCCACCGTCCATTCCCCCGGTCACCGAGGCCGACCTGCATGCGTTCGTTGATGGCCGCCTGCCCGCTGAGCGCCAGGTCGAGATCGCCGCTTATCTGGCCGCACGCCCTGAAGACGCGCAGCGCCTGGAGGCCTACCGGGCGCAGAAGCGCGAACTGCACGCCTTGTTCGATCCCGTGCTGGATGAACAGCCGCCGCAGCGCCTGCTGAAATCGGCGCGCCCGCGCGCCGTGCCGCAGACGCCTTGGTACCTCCAGCGCCTGGCCGCTGGGATCGCCATCGCCGTCATCAGCGGCGCGACTGGCTGGGGCTTGCGGGGCGGCCTGCCCGCGGGGGGCGACGATGCCGGCCGCATGGCCGCCGCGGCACCCGCCGAGCGCGGCCTGACGCTGGCGTCAGCGGGCGGCTTCGCGCAGCGCGCGGCGGTGGCTCACGCGGTATACAGTCCCGACGCGCGCCGCCCGGTCGAGGTGGACGCGGCGCACGAGGACCAGTTGGTGGCATGGCTGTCCAAGCGCATGGGCGCGCCGATGAAGCCGCCGCACCTGCAGGCCCAGGGCTACACGCTGGAAGGCGGGCGCCTGTTGCCGGGTGGCCAGGGGCCGGTTGCGCAGTTCATGTACCGCAACGAGCTCGGCAGCAAGCTGACGCTGTACGTGTCCAACGATGTCGCCGACGTGGGCAGTGCCGCGAGGCCGGACAAGGCACTGCAGGCCGGCGTGAAGAACACAGACACGGCCTTCCGCTTCGCACGCGAAGGTGCGGTCAATGTCTTCTACTGGGTCGACGGTCCCTTCGGCTACGCCCTGTCGTCCGACGCCGACCGCAGCGTGCTGGCGCAGGTGTCGGCCGAGGTCTATCGGCAACTTGGCACCCCGCGCTGA